The Candidatus Limnocylindrales bacterium genome includes a window with the following:
- a CDS encoding Rne/Rng family ribonuclease → MRKQIIINSNPNEVRVALLENGVLAEVHIERASEEAAAGNIYKGRVLRVLPGMQAAFVDIGLEKAAFLHASDVVTDAPAAVDDSAADDPEFEPSRSGRGHVPIEERLKRGDEVIVQIAKEPMGTKGARITMHVSLPGKYLVYMPFGDLVGVSKRIGDDRERRRLREIISSAKPASGGVIARTACQNLTKKDIVDDIRGLEQIWTAVQTKAPKTSPPALLHADLDLVLRSVRDMLSPDVDQIVVDTEADFLRTRDYVGSFLPGLAERVEHYNHSEPILDRFGVEEQISRAIEPKVWLKSGGYLVIDQGEALTMIDVNTGRFVGRRSQEETVLKTNLEAVEEIVSQLRLRNIGGIIILDLIDMEDQANRKLVSDTLEQALTRDKARTSILRISELGLIQMTRKRTRENLERLLSAPCPYCDGRGRVKSVPTVASEILRAIQREASRTPSAHGRMVVRANRDVISYLFNDEEDAIRGLQERLGRGVVLKVAETYHQEQYDVVAA, encoded by the coding sequence TTGCGCAAACAGATCATCATCAACTCAAACCCCAACGAGGTGCGAGTCGCGCTCCTCGAAAACGGCGTGCTCGCCGAGGTTCACATCGAGAGAGCCTCGGAAGAAGCGGCCGCGGGCAACATCTACAAGGGCCGCGTGCTGCGCGTGCTTCCGGGCATGCAGGCCGCATTCGTCGACATCGGTCTCGAAAAAGCGGCGTTCCTGCACGCGTCCGATGTCGTCACCGATGCACCGGCGGCCGTCGACGACTCCGCCGCGGACGATCCGGAGTTCGAGCCGTCGCGCTCGGGCCGCGGTCACGTACCGATCGAGGAGCGCCTGAAACGCGGCGACGAGGTCATCGTCCAGATCGCCAAGGAGCCGATGGGCACCAAGGGCGCGCGCATCACGATGCACGTCTCGCTGCCCGGGAAATATCTCGTCTACATGCCGTTCGGCGACCTCGTGGGTGTCTCCAAACGCATCGGCGACGACCGCGAACGGCGTCGGCTCCGCGAGATCATCTCTTCTGCCAAACCGGCCAGCGGCGGCGTGATCGCGCGCACCGCTTGCCAGAACCTTACCAAGAAGGACATCGTCGACGACATTCGCGGCCTCGAGCAGATCTGGACGGCAGTCCAGACCAAGGCGCCGAAGACCTCGCCGCCCGCCCTTCTGCACGCCGACCTCGACCTCGTGCTGCGAAGCGTGCGCGACATGCTGTCGCCGGACGTCGACCAGATCGTCGTCGATACCGAAGCCGATTTCCTTCGTACACGAGACTACGTCGGCTCGTTCCTCCCGGGTCTTGCCGAGAGGGTCGAGCACTACAACCACAGCGAGCCCATTCTCGATCGTTTCGGCGTCGAAGAGCAGATCTCGCGGGCGATCGAGCCCAAGGTCTGGCTGAAATCGGGCGGCTACCTCGTCATCGACCAGGGCGAGGCGCTGACGATGATCGACGTCAACACCGGGCGTTTCGTCGGGCGGCGCAGCCAGGAGGAGACGGTCCTGAAGACCAACCTCGAAGCCGTCGAAGAAATCGTCAGCCAGCTCCGCCTGCGCAACATCGGCGGCATCATCATTCTCGACCTCATCGACATGGAGGATCAGGCCAACCGCAAGCTCGTCTCCGACACGCTCGAACAGGCGCTGACCCGCGACAAGGCACGCACGAGTATCCTTCGCATCTCGGAGCTCGGCCTGATCCAGATGACGCGCAAGCGCACGCGCGAGAATCTCGAGCGCCTGCTATCGGCTCCGTGCCCGTACTGCGACGGACGAGGCCGCGTGAAATCGGTGCCCACGGTGGCGTCCGAAATCCTGCGCGCGATCCAGCGCGAGGCTTCGCGCACCCCGTCCGCGCACGGCCGCATGGTCGTGCGGGCCAATCGCGACGTGATCTCGTATCTCTTCAACGACGAAGAGGATGCGATTCGCGGTCTGCAGGAACGTCTCGGGCGTGGCGTCGTACTGAAAGTCGCCGAGACCTATCACCAGGAACAGTACGACGTCGTCGCGGCGTGA
- a CDS encoding cell division protein ZapA: MREIDLEIAGQRLHIRTDEDEAYMQRLATFVEEQMREVGKGQQRGIASMTIALLAALRIADEYHKVKGLEESIDLALSRLADAVESCLEASPR, encoded by the coding sequence ATGCGGGAGATTGACCTGGAAATCGCAGGCCAGCGCCTGCACATCCGGACCGACGAGGACGAGGCGTACATGCAGCGTCTTGCGACGTTCGTCGAAGAGCAGATGCGCGAGGTTGGCAAGGGCCAGCAGCGGGGGATCGCTTCGATGACCATCGCGCTGCTTGCAGCGCTGCGGATCGCCGACGAATACCACAAGGTAAAGGGCCTGGAAGAATCGATCGACCTCGCGCTGTCGCGTCTGGCGGATGCCGTCGAGTCGTGCCTCGAAGCCTCTCCACGCTGA
- a CDS encoding 6-pyruvoyl-tetrahydropterin synthase-related protein, which produces MTLRRTIPQGAEFLCVLLSAAFLCWLWPWGALLTRSVTAGGDTASHFYPALIMHDVLIPKLQLTGWTMGNYAGFPIFHFYSTLPFFAIAALGYVIPLEIAFKLVTLIGPTTLPLAAAYMFWAFGYRRGAPILAAGSVLPFLFQQGNSMWGGNIPSVLAGEFCHAIGLSLSLIFIGHLYRLSRGIGSWVVSGLLLAAIGLSHAFAFIGALWFALWFVRPRSDSALVLPRIAPAFLVAALLVAFWGLPLVPRVKFTTEWTMIWNIKEWQEVIPQLLWPAGILSGINVLLMALRLKPFVPDRHGFMLFSVFGSVILYCISPITGFPDIRFVPIGQIFLGFLAADLIAWLGTPLHFPLVYATAGLMVCMGWTYDHIGYLPSWLDWNYSGYEKKPSWDLFHSINESAKGDLNSPRMVFEHSQSHNRFGSSRAFENLPLFAGRSTLEGVFHQVSPNSPFVFYVQSEVSEKTSGPFHQYSYARLNPAAALPHLRTYNVGTIVATTEKARAAYDANPSFHRIFNKGGYSVYDVPEGVTGYVVAATNEPVLYTGPDYRTAFYRWFKHPELLDLPLVPAEIAGAGESSDFTLHTASVREIPRSPIAGDCKVTSVLEQERISFDTTCPGRPHIVKVSYFPRWRATDGSPVRLVSPGFMLVTPAGSHFEMVYSETALDWFALAVSWVGILWAFATVVHGGVRRATARVATRVLRPIGAMLAPPRVRIPLGILLVLACVAAAFTVRYRIRDLDATYRAGQQAYQDKRFEDVVRIHGEYVRDDQDTPKIATALLQLGVAYSELDRPELAIDTFERLRFSFPNIDYGAQTLFHLAKNYLAIHDRERAAEMAKLLDASYADTSWPKRLHKENPELFAAASGAAASVPAAEGAGN; this is translated from the coding sequence ATGACGCTCAGGCGAACCATCCCCCAGGGCGCGGAATTCCTCTGCGTGCTGCTCTCGGCGGCTTTTCTGTGCTGGTTGTGGCCGTGGGGAGCGCTGCTGACGCGCTCGGTGACGGCCGGCGGCGACACCGCATCGCATTTCTATCCGGCGCTGATCATGCACGACGTGCTGATCCCCAAGCTCCAGCTTACCGGCTGGACGATGGGAAACTACGCGGGATTCCCGATCTTTCACTTCTATTCGACGCTGCCGTTCTTCGCGATTGCGGCGCTCGGCTACGTCATTCCGCTCGAGATCGCGTTCAAGCTCGTCACGCTGATCGGTCCGACGACGCTTCCGCTCGCCGCTGCATACATGTTCTGGGCGTTCGGCTACCGCCGCGGTGCGCCGATCCTCGCCGCCGGCTCCGTGCTTCCGTTCCTGTTCCAGCAGGGCAATTCGATGTGGGGCGGCAACATCCCGAGCGTGCTCGCCGGGGAGTTCTGCCACGCCATCGGCCTGTCGCTGTCGCTCATATTCATCGGTCATCTCTATCGCCTTTCGCGCGGCATCGGTTCGTGGGTAGTCAGCGGCCTGCTGCTGGCCGCGATCGGTCTCTCGCACGCGTTCGCATTCATTGGAGCGCTCTGGTTCGCCTTGTGGTTCGTGCGCCCGCGCTCCGACAGCGCGCTCGTCCTGCCACGCATCGCGCCCGCGTTCCTGGTCGCCGCGCTGCTCGTCGCGTTCTGGGGTCTGCCGCTGGTTCCACGCGTCAAGTTCACGACCGAGTGGACGATGATCTGGAACATCAAGGAATGGCAGGAGGTGATTCCACAGCTGCTGTGGCCGGCCGGAATCCTGTCCGGAATCAACGTGCTGCTGATGGCGCTGCGCTTGAAGCCGTTCGTACCCGACCGGCACGGATTCATGCTGTTTTCGGTGTTCGGCAGCGTGATCCTGTACTGCATCTCGCCGATTACCGGTTTCCCGGACATCCGTTTCGTTCCGATCGGCCAGATCTTCCTCGGCTTCCTCGCCGCCGACCTCATCGCGTGGCTTGGTACGCCGCTGCACTTTCCGCTGGTTTACGCGACGGCGGGCCTCATGGTCTGCATGGGCTGGACCTACGACCACATCGGCTACCTCCCGTCATGGCTCGACTGGAACTACTCCGGTTACGAGAAGAAACCGTCGTGGGATCTGTTCCACTCGATCAACGAAAGCGCGAAAGGCGATCTCAACTCCCCGCGCATGGTCTTCGAGCACTCGCAGTCGCACAACCGATTCGGAAGCTCACGTGCGTTCGAGAACCTCCCGCTCTTTGCCGGGCGGTCGACTCTCGAAGGCGTGTTCCACCAGGTCTCGCCGAACTCGCCGTTCGTGTTCTACGTGCAGTCCGAAGTCAGCGAGAAGACGTCCGGCCCGTTCCACCAGTACTCGTACGCGAGGCTCAATCCGGCCGCGGCGCTTCCGCATCTGCGCACCTACAACGTCGGAACGATCGTCGCGACGACCGAAAAGGCCCGCGCGGCGTACGACGCCAATCCGTCGTTCCACAGGATCTTCAACAAGGGCGGGTACTCTGTCTACGATGTGCCCGAGGGGGTCACCGGCTACGTCGTTGCGGCGACCAACGAGCCTGTTCTCTACACCGGGCCGGACTACCGCACGGCGTTCTATCGCTGGTTCAAGCACCCCGAGCTCCTCGATCTCCCGCTCGTTCCTGCCGAAATCGCAGGCGCCGGCGAGTCCTCCGACTTCACGCTGCACACGGCGTCGGTGCGCGAAATTCCGCGCTCACCCATCGCCGGCGACTGCAAGGTGACGAGCGTGCTCGAGCAGGAACGCATCAGCTTCGACACGACGTGCCCCGGACGTCCTCACATCGTCAAGGTTTCGTACTTCCCGCGCTGGCGCGCGACCGACGGTTCCCCGGTTCGCCTGGTGTCACCGGGCTTCATGCTGGTCACTCCGGCCGGAAGCCATTTCGAGATGGTTTATTCGGAAACCGCTCTCGACTGGTTTGCGCTGGCGGTAAGCTGGGTCGGAATCCTGTGGGCATTCGCGACCGTCGTGCACGGCGGCGTTCGTCGCGCGACCGCCAGAGTGGCAACGCGCGTGCTGCGGCCGATCGGTGCGATGCTTGCCCCTCCACGCGTCCGCATTCCGCTGGGCATCCTGCTCGTGCTGGCGTGCGTGGCTGCGGCGTTCACGGTGCGCTACCGGATCCGCGACCTCGACGCGACCTATCGCGCCGGGCAGCAGGCGTATCAGGACAAACGTTTCGAGGACGTCGTGCGCATTCACGGAGAGTACGTGCGCGACGATCAGGACACTCCCAAGATCGCTACCGCGCTGCTTCAGCTCGGTGTGGCCTACTCCGAGCTCGACAGGCCGGAGCTCGCGATCGATACGTTCGAGCGCCTGCGCTTCAGTTTCCCGAACATCGACTACGGCGCGCAGACCCTGTTCCACCTCGCGAAGAATTATCTTGCCATTCACGACCGCGAGCGCGCGGCCGAGATGGCAAAGCTGCTCGACGCGTCCTACGCCGATACGTCGTGGCCGAAGAGGCTGCACAAGGAGAACCCCGAGCTGTTCGCGGCC
- a CDS encoding HNH endonuclease, which yields MPIHVTTVRRALSLLYRGVAKAVDSEYQTFDFQSWSELSISGFDAVGLVEGVVRIPRVVLLVSFDRVPHRRVRFSRHNIFVRDANTCQYCARRFSRSELNLDHVIPRCRGGRTTWENVVCSCIECNRRKGGGDPDTAGMRLIRAPQRPAWSPFVQKQFGVSGYREWVPFLRAVDTAYWNVELDPD from the coding sequence TTGCCGATCCACGTAACCACCGTTCGGCGTGCTCTTTCTTTGCTCTATCGCGGCGTCGCGAAGGCCGTCGACAGCGAATACCAGACCTTCGATTTCCAGTCCTGGTCGGAGCTTTCGATCTCCGGATTCGATGCCGTCGGTCTGGTCGAAGGCGTCGTGCGGATTCCGCGTGTCGTGCTGCTGGTGTCGTTCGACAGGGTTCCGCACAGGCGCGTACGCTTCAGCCGCCACAACATCTTCGTGCGCGACGCCAACACCTGCCAGTACTGCGCGCGACGGTTCTCGCGGAGCGAGCTCAACCTCGACCATGTCATCCCGCGCTGCCGTGGCGGCCGGACGACGTGGGAAAACGTGGTCTGCTCGTGCATCGAGTGTAACCGGCGAAAGGGCGGCGGGGATCCCGATACCGCCGGGATGCGGCTGATCCGGGCTCCGCAGCGGCCGGCCTGGAGCCCCTTCGTCCAGAAGCAGTTCGGCGTCAGCGGCTACCGGGAATGGGTGCCGTTCCTGAGGGCTGTCGACACCGCGTACTGGAACGTCGAGCTCGATCCGGACTGA
- the tyrS gene encoding tyrosine--tRNA ligase, whose protein sequence is MTMTTSPTVPVRSVDEQMAILRRGCVEVIQEDELRARLAEGRPLRVKAGFDPTAADLHLGHTVLLQKLRQFQLLGHRVIFLIGDFTARIGDPTGRSETRPALSREAIDINAATYVEQVAKVLAMESVEVRRNSEWLDALGSDGMLRLAAQYTVARMLERDDFEKRYRDHQPIAVHEFLYPLIQGYDSVALDADVELGGTDQKFNLLVGRDLQRSHGHRAQVVMTLPLLEGRDGQQKMSKSLGNAIGVCDEPADMFGAIMSISDDLMMRYYELLSDCTLDHLAAIRSGSVHPMAAKKSLASEIVARFHGSEAGAAAMEAFERRFQRKEVPSEVPEIELPGDSSSMTVVEILVAAHLAGSKSEARRLIEQGGVRIDGARVTDPTSGVPAGNVMLAEVGKRRIAKIRFESKKK, encoded by the coding sequence ATGACGATGACGACGAGCCCGACCGTGCCCGTGCGAAGCGTCGATGAGCAGATGGCGATCCTGCGACGCGGGTGCGTGGAGGTCATCCAGGAGGACGAGTTGCGCGCCCGGCTGGCTGAGGGGCGGCCGCTGCGGGTAAAGGCGGGATTCGATCCGACGGCAGCGGATCTTCATCTCGGACACACGGTTCTTCTGCAGAAGCTTCGGCAGTTCCAGCTGCTCGGGCACCGCGTGATTTTCCTGATCGGCGATTTCACGGCGCGTATCGGCGATCCGACCGGACGCTCGGAGACGCGGCCCGCGCTCTCGCGTGAAGCGATCGACATCAATGCCGCAACGTACGTCGAGCAGGTCGCCAAGGTGCTGGCGATGGAAAGTGTGGAAGTGCGGCGCAACAGCGAGTGGCTCGACGCGCTCGGCTCCGACGGAATGCTTCGCCTTGCCGCGCAATACACGGTTGCGCGCATGCTAGAGCGCGACGATTTCGAGAAGCGCTATCGCGATCACCAGCCGATCGCAGTGCACGAATTCCTCTATCCGCTGATCCAGGGCTACGATTCGGTGGCGCTCGATGCGGATGTCGAGCTCGGTGGAACGGACCAGAAATTCAACCTGCTCGTCGGTCGTGACTTGCAGCGTTCTCACGGGCACCGCGCGCAGGTTGTCATGACGTTGCCATTGCTCGAAGGCCGCGACGGACAGCAGAAGATGAGCAAGAGTCTCGGCAACGCGATCGGCGTGTGCGACGAGCCTGCCGATATGTTCGGCGCGATCATGTCGATCAGCGATGATCTGATGATGCGTTACTACGAGTTGCTCAGCGACTGCACTCTCGATCATCTCGCAGCGATACGCAGCGGGAGTGTGCATCCGATGGCGGCCAAGAAGAGTCTCGCATCGGAAATCGTCGCACGCTTTCACGGGTCGGAAGCCGGTGCAGCGGCGATGGAAGCGTTCGAGCGGCGTTTCCAGCGCAAGGAGGTGCCGTCGGAAGTTCCCGAGATCGAGCTTCCAGGGGACTCGAGCTCGATGACGGTGGTCGAGATTCTGGTGGCGGCGCATCTCGCAGGCTCGAAGAGCGAAGCCAGGCGATTGATCGAGCAGGGCGGCGTGAGAATAGACGGAGCCCGCGTTACCGACCCGACGTCCGGTGTACCGGCAGGAAACGTCATGCTGGCCGAGGTCGGAAAGCGCCGGATTGCGAAGATCCGGTTCGAATCGAAAAAAAAGTAG
- the smc gene encoding chromosome segregation protein SMC → MRIKRLELTGFKSSKDRTVLEFPEGITGIVGPNGCGKSNIVDALRWVLGEQSARHLRGRSMEDVIFAGNQHHGPLGMAEVSIVLDNDKGLEAPSAELGEDDNEVVRALRKVPELQVTRRLYRSGESEYLINDRPCRLRDITELFLGTGVGTKAYSIVEQGRVGQIVGAKPDELRLFIEEAAGTTLYRSRKIAAERKIERTRDNLLRVSDIVRELERQANSLRRQARGAVQYQELRAQEDQLDRVWTMVRVGAVDAQLHDAMEAAAEQSGREHALRLEIARGHQEREVLRERGRTIEATRESAQQAVFAARTRVTETEQERRHLMQRRGELESLLGESGTDLAKLDERIAGLSGEAAEAERRRDELSTRYDEAMQVCARVTARVRECDERYFSWSAEADAMRTRLIEALGATAALRNERAAVARQIETAEAREARLRSEDEALATVKQRLHEELAAAEQKLAEMGQALDAAEGGKHELAAQLSAAQTRRGIAQTESERWRDECALLRSRLESLEELHRGFSGYNDGVRAFMSNGGRERAGARAVLADVIEIETGFERAAAAVLGEALQYIVVPSTESGIEGAKYLREQSAGRATFLPMTSVLAHDAVSADAERLSAHVRVREGFEAVVAPLLAGCVVVADLDDARRRYEGGDGGHTFVTVEGELVGRSGIVTGGSENPVDEGLLLRSSELRRIREALDGAMLSSRTAQDELRAAADAAAGLDSRLADLDRELHLLTVERVRWSGEKRLHEQNGARTEDRLRAVRLELDSVHRERLAVLARQRESEAILQTTEEQAARLESERAQLEIEGKALETARRQALTDLEQARVAEAEARQRIEALASQLSGIAIARDEAAGRREALLARVERSRLEIASVGARLTDPVLDLERLKSRCTEAESALEAVDVEADAARASLQGIDKDLDGLAARLDAARAEFGRCELRRKQCELERETLIAGIAERLGIGAEELLATEVPADSDAASLAGDLEAVRAKIRRLGTVNLGAVAELEEIETRLAELCGQRDDLEKSIEDLRATIARLNKLSRTRFHETFDEVNRIFQLTFPKLFHGGKASLSLTDPENLLETGVEIFVQPPGKRLGNLDLLSGGEKAMTAIGLIFALFLHKPSPFCVLDEVDAPLDEANIGRFARIVAEMCDRSQFLLITHNKRTMEICDTLYGVTMPEPGISKMVSVDLSQAA, encoded by the coding sequence GTGAGGATCAAACGGCTCGAGCTGACAGGCTTCAAATCTTCCAAGGACCGCACCGTCCTCGAATTCCCCGAGGGCATCACCGGGATCGTCGGGCCCAACGGCTGCGGCAAATCCAACATCGTTGATGCGCTGCGCTGGGTTCTCGGCGAGCAGAGCGCCCGCCACCTGCGCGGCCGCAGCATGGAAGACGTCATCTTTGCCGGCAACCAGCATCATGGCCCGCTCGGCATGGCCGAGGTCAGCATCGTCCTCGACAACGACAAGGGTCTCGAAGCACCGTCGGCCGAGCTCGGCGAGGACGACAACGAAGTGGTGCGCGCCCTGCGCAAGGTTCCCGAGCTGCAGGTCACACGCCGTCTGTACCGCTCCGGCGAGTCCGAGTATCTGATCAACGACCGCCCATGCCGTCTTCGCGACATCACCGAGCTCTTTCTCGGCACCGGCGTGGGGACCAAGGCCTATTCGATCGTCGAGCAGGGACGCGTCGGGCAGATCGTCGGCGCCAAACCGGACGAGCTGCGGCTGTTCATCGAAGAGGCCGCCGGCACGACATTGTATCGCAGCCGAAAGATTGCCGCGGAGCGCAAGATCGAACGCACCCGCGACAACCTGCTGCGAGTCAGCGACATCGTTCGCGAGCTCGAGCGCCAGGCGAACTCTCTTCGCCGCCAGGCGCGCGGCGCCGTTCAATACCAGGAGCTTCGTGCGCAGGAGGATCAGCTCGACCGCGTGTGGACGATGGTGCGGGTCGGTGCGGTCGATGCGCAGCTGCACGACGCAATGGAAGCAGCCGCCGAGCAAAGCGGGCGCGAGCATGCGCTTCGTCTCGAAATCGCACGCGGTCATCAGGAGCGCGAAGTTCTTCGCGAACGCGGGCGCACGATCGAAGCCACCCGTGAGTCCGCGCAGCAGGCTGTGTTTGCCGCACGTACGCGCGTGACCGAAACCGAGCAGGAACGGCGGCATCTGATGCAGCGCCGCGGCGAGCTCGAGTCGCTTCTCGGCGAATCCGGAACCGATCTGGCGAAGCTCGACGAGCGAATTGCCGGGCTGTCTGGCGAAGCCGCAGAAGCCGAGCGCCGCCGCGATGAGCTTTCCACGCGTTACGACGAAGCCATGCAGGTTTGTGCGCGTGTCACGGCACGCGTGCGCGAATGCGACGAGCGCTATTTCTCATGGTCGGCGGAGGCCGATGCGATGAGGACGCGGCTCATCGAAGCACTCGGGGCAACCGCTGCGCTTCGCAACGAGCGCGCGGCTGTCGCCCGCCAGATCGAAACTGCCGAAGCGCGTGAAGCCCGCCTCCGCTCGGAAGACGAAGCGCTCGCGACGGTCAAGCAGAGGCTCCATGAAGAGCTCGCCGCCGCTGAACAGAAGCTCGCCGAAATGGGGCAGGCGCTCGACGCCGCCGAGGGCGGAAAACACGAGCTCGCCGCGCAGCTCAGCGCAGCGCAGACCCGACGTGGAATTGCACAGACCGAATCCGAACGCTGGCGCGACGAATGCGCGCTGCTCCGCTCACGGCTCGAGTCTCTCGAGGAGCTGCATCGCGGTTTTTCCGGATACAACGACGGCGTGCGCGCGTTCATGTCGAACGGCGGCCGCGAACGGGCGGGCGCACGCGCTGTGCTTGCCGACGTGATCGAGATCGAGACCGGCTTCGAGCGTGCCGCTGCAGCCGTCCTCGGCGAAGCGCTCCAGTACATCGTCGTTCCATCCACCGAGTCCGGAATCGAAGGTGCGAAATATCTTCGGGAGCAATCCGCAGGCCGCGCGACGTTCCTGCCGATGACATCTGTGCTCGCGCACGATGCCGTGAGCGCAGATGCCGAGCGGCTGTCCGCGCACGTTCGTGTGCGTGAAGGTTTCGAAGCCGTGGTGGCGCCGTTGCTGGCAGGTTGCGTCGTCGTGGCCGACCTCGACGACGCGCGTCGCCGGTATGAGGGCGGGGATGGCGGGCATACGTTCGTCACCGTCGAAGGCGAGCTCGTCGGCAGAAGCGGCATCGTCACGGGCGGAAGCGAGAACCCGGTCGACGAAGGGCTGCTTCTGCGAAGCTCCGAGCTTCGACGCATACGCGAGGCCCTCGACGGTGCGATGCTTTCGTCGCGAACGGCCCAGGACGAGCTTCGCGCCGCGGCCGATGCCGCGGCGGGCCTCGACAGCCGGCTGGCGGACCTCGACAGGGAGCTTCATCTGTTGACCGTCGAGCGCGTTCGCTGGAGCGGGGAAAAGCGTCTTCACGAGCAGAACGGTGCGCGAACCGAGGACCGCCTTCGCGCGGTCCGGCTCGAGCTCGACAGCGTCCATCGCGAGCGGCTGGCGGTGCTCGCGCGGCAGCGGGAGTCCGAAGCCATTCTTCAGACCACCGAGGAGCAGGCGGCGCGTCTCGAGAGCGAGCGTGCGCAGCTCGAGATTGAAGGGAAGGCGCTCGAAACGGCCCGGCGCCAGGCGCTGACTGACCTTGAACAGGCACGGGTAGCCGAGGCGGAAGCGCGCCAGCGGATCGAGGCTCTGGCGTCGCAGCTCTCCGGGATCGCCATTGCCCGGGACGAAGCGGCAGGTCGCCGCGAGGCTCTGCTGGCCAGGGTCGAGCGCTCGCGGCTGGAGATCGCCAGTGTCGGGGCGCGTCTGACGGACCCGGTGCTGGATCTCGAACGCCTGAAGAGCCGCTGTACGGAGGCGGAAAGCGCCCTCGAAGCGGTCGATGTCGAAGCGGACGCCGCTCGCGCATCCCTTCAGGGAATCGACAAGGACCTCGACGGCCTGGCGGCCCGCCTCGATGCGGCGCGTGCGGAGTTCGGCCGCTGCGAGCTGCGCAGGAAGCAGTGCGAGCTCGAGAGGGAAACGCTGATCGCCGGCATCGCCGAGCGTCTCGGCATCGGCGCGGAGGAGCTGCTTGCGACCGAAGTTCCGGCGGATTCCGACGCGGCTTCGCTGGCCGGCGACCTGGAGGCCGTGCGCGCGAAGATCCGCCGGCTCGGGACGGTCAATCTCGGAGCGGTGGCCGAGCTGGAAGAGATCGAAACGCGCCTGGCGGAGCTTTGCGGACAGCGCGACGATCTCGAGAAGTCGATCGAGGATCTGCGCGCGACCATCGCGCGGCTGAACAAGCTGTCGCGGACGCGATTCCACGAAACCTTCGACGAGGTAAACCGCATCTTCCAGCTGACGTTCCCCAAGCTGTTCCACGGCGGAAAGGCGTCGCTATCGCTGACGGACCCGGAGAACCTTCTGGAGACAGGCGTCGAAATCTTCGTCCAGCCGCCGGGAAAGCGCCTCGGAAATCTCGACCTCCTGTCGGGCGGAGAGAAGGCAATGACTGCCATCGGCCTGATTTTCGCGCTGTTTCTGCACAAGCCGAGCCCGTTCTGTGTGCTCGACGAGGTCGATGCTCCGCTCGACGAAGCCAACATCGGACGCTTCGCGCGGATCGTGGCAGAGATGTGCGACCGCTCGCAGTTCCTGCTCATCACGCACAACAAGCGCACGATGGAGATCTGCGACACCCTGTACGGCGTTACGATGCCGGAGCCGGGAATTTCCAAGATGGTCTCGGTCGACCTGTCCCAGGCAGCATAG
- a CDS encoding 5-formyltetrahydrofolate cyclo-ligase, with protein sequence MRQEVRGRIANLGQDSRRVSDKAICRGLSSLAGEQPFVFVLGYLALPDEVRVDDFLSEMATAGKRIVVPRVHAGRLRFAEWHPDVVLSRDEKGVLAPAGEVNTEMPGGSGLMLVPGRAFDCEGRRLGRGGGYYDALLASLPGTIVHAGISYACQIFEAVPQEDHDRSVEIVVTEAGVIRAPKVRR encoded by the coding sequence ATGCGGCAAGAGGTCCGAGGACGCATCGCGAATCTCGGCCAGGACAGCCGGAGGGTTTCCGACAAGGCGATCTGCCGCGGGCTTTCGAGTCTGGCCGGCGAACAGCCATTCGTTTTCGTCCTTGGATATCTCGCCCTGCCGGATGAAGTTCGAGTCGATGACTTCCTTTCGGAAATGGCGACCGCCGGGAAGAGGATCGTCGTACCGCGTGTTCATGCAGGACGGCTTCGTTTTGCCGAGTGGCACCCCGACGTAGTACTCAGCCGTGACGAGAAAGGCGTTCTGGCGCCCGCCGGAGAGGTGAACACGGAGATGCCCGGCGGAAGCGGCCTCATGCTCGTGCCCGGCCGCGCGTTCGACTGCGAAGGGCGAAGGCTTGGGCGCGGTGGCGGCTATTACGATGCGCTGCTCGCTTCTTTACCGGGGACCATCGTTCATGCGGGGATTTCTTATGCGTGTCAGATCTTCGAAGCCGTTCCGCAGGAGGACCATGATCGCAGTGTGGAGATCGTGGTAACGGAAGCGGGAGTGATCCGCGCGCCGAAGGTGCGCCGATGA